Within the Sarcophilus harrisii chromosome 2, mSarHar1.11, whole genome shotgun sequence genome, the region cttccttccctttcatctccccccaagactgcaagcaatctaatataggttatttaaacatatttccatattagtcgtgttgtgaagaaaaatcagaacaaaagggaaaaaccaatcAAGTAATATTCAAAAATTAAGAAGATCTAAATGTACATCTTAGACGAGTATTTTCAGTTGGCAAGAATCAAGCCTTGTGCTTTTCTTAAGACATAATGGTTTATAAAACTCTTTTCTTATAGTATTTCTGTAAGGTAGGTAATGGAAGTAttatgatcccattttacagaggaagaaactgagactgagagttTCAGTGACTTCCTCACCTATGTCTCTTAATTCAAAGTATAGCACCATATTATATTTATCATACCGATTTGCTTCATGTTGGGAGCCAAACATGTATTCATGGCCCAGAAAATCTTTAGGTCTGTCTATATATCCCAcaggcagctggatggcacagtggattgaatCTGGGACTGGagccagaaagaactgagttcaaattcaacctcagacactgactagttgtgtgaccctctgagcaagtcacttgcctcagtttcctcctctgtaaaatgagctggagaaggaatcgacaaaccattccaatatctttgccaagaaaaccccaagtgggattATCAAGGGTTGGACACGACTGAACGACAACAATACATCCCTCACTTCTCTGAAAGGCTTGACATTTCAGAGGGAGTATAAGAGAGCTGGATGAGATTGCCATCTGTTGGAGAGATGAAATTCAGCAAATGTTCAATCTGACAAATATTTATGAGGCATTTATGTTTGAAGCATTCACTGGGCTGCTACTCACACTGGGGGTGAAACAAAGATAAATGGGACAGTCTGCACAGAGCTCTCGGTCTAGCAGGGGGGTTGTCACCCGGGCAGATGCCATAAAACAAAATAGGTGATGATAAGTGTAATAAGAGAGTACAAAACAAAGCTGTGAGGGGGCTGGCAACGAGTTGGTTTAGGAGCGTGTTTACTGGACTGAGAATCAGGAAGGCTGCATTCAACTCATCCTCAGACACTTTTGGGctcggcaagtcatttaacatttctcaatctgttttttcatctgtaaaaaatgtggataataatagaatctaccttTAAAGGGttgttgagagaatcaaatgaaattttatacatacatacacacacacacacacacacacacacacacacacacatatatatatatagtattttgcaaactttaaattttatataaatgctagaggATAAATGCTTCGACTCTCTCCCCATgacaatccatcctccattcagccactaaagtgattttcctaatgctCACTTCTGATCATTTCACCCCCTAATCAATAAATTCCAACTTCATCTAGGgccaaatacaaaattctctgttaTCCTAAGAGGAAAGATCACTAccaactgggggggggggaatcagagAAAGTGACCAAAAATCACACCCTCAAAGAGGAATAGAAGATGAAGACATCTTTAAAGTGTTTCCTGTTCTCTTCCCTTATGTTTTTCAATAGGATTTTCATACTTGGGTCCACTTAGTAAAGCCACAAGTGAATTTGCCTGGTGGGATATctacataaaatatattctttgaaaattttccaGTTAAATACTTAGTTGgctgtaaaatttatttttcctttattttacctcATTTGTTCACTTAATTATTTTGGGAAAAGTTTTGGTTAGATAATAGTGTATGGTGCAGAGCAAAGtcataaagaacaaaagaagcaTGAGATGATGGGGTAAGAAGAGTACTGTTCTTAAGAAATACATGTCCCAAGTCATAGAGCTATGCTGGGCCTTAGAGATCTCTCAATCCCACCTTCTCACTTTGTAATTTGAAAACCCACCAGAATGTAGAAATTAGAGTTTCAAGACTGCTTAGCATTGTGGGTGTCCATAGTAATTGtctaatacatatttattgaactGAGGCTGATGAGTATGAATAAATTACTCATCATCACCCAAAGACAGAGTGAGGACCCTGGCATTTCTGACTCATGGTCCATTGCACTTTCCATTGTATTAAAGCTAAGCTGACCTATTTatgatgacttttaaaaaaggaaaaggagggtattacctttcccttctttttgacCTTGAGAAACTTCAGGTCTTAAAAGAGTTcaatcactcaacaagcatttatgaaaagGCTGTTTCAGTCTCAGTGCAGACCCATCTCTAAAACAAGGGGTCCAAATCATCAgtataagcattaattaagcacttactgtgtgccaggtgctaagtattgaggatacaaagagaagcaaaaatggACCCTATTCTCAAGGCACGAGAAtttagagataatctcagagcAGCATCAGCtcgggaaagggaggaaggagccaggttgtgaagagctttaaaccAAAcggaacattttaaaatttgatcctggagatagtAGGGAGCCACTGAGGTTATTGAAAAGCAAAGGGCCCCAGACCTTTACTTTAGAAAGATCGCTGACAACTGGTGGAGGTTGGAGTGTGGAAAAAGTCATGGAAAAGACAGAATTTTAgatgtattgggggggggggggatatctctgttccctcatctgtgaaatgggctcgagaatagcacctacttcccagagttgttttaaggatCCAATGAGACGGTATCTGTAAAActtttagcccagtgcctggaacGTGgaaaagtgctatttaaatagttatttgcttttattattattactagcaCCTACTTTGCAAGGATGTTAAAGAGGATCAATTGCGTTAACTCAGGAAAAGCTCTTTGCAACCCTTAAAGACTAAATTGCAAAATGAAGGTATGACCTCAGTTGGGTCGGGCcccgcaggggtcctcaaactttttaaatagggggccagttccctatccctcagactgtcggAGGGCCGGACGATAGTaataacaaaaactttgtttaaaTAAGGagacttcctagccctgggtgagggggataagcgtcctcagctgccgcatctggcccgcgggccggaGTTTGCGGACCCCCGGAGCGGAGTTTGTTCCACCTGGTGATCCCAGGTGATCCCGGATGCCAGAGAAATCAAGGCTCCTTATCCCACTGCAGAGGTGGGGGGCCACGGGTGAGAAGTGGCGTAGACGTGTGGGTTGGTTTGATAAAttgctcttcccttcccccaccccccatcttTGTGACCAGCCGGGGACGCGAGCAGGGATCTATCTGCAAATGCATGTGATGGGAAAGACAGCAATAAACAAGTGAGAAGGGCGatcttggactagatgacttttgagaCGCCTTCAGTTCGGAGGCCGTCATTGCATCCTTCTTGCCCCAGGAGGATTAATTTCACTGGGGGCTGCAGCTCAATCCAATCTCAAATTGCCCAGAGAGGAGGCGGGTCGATTTCCTGGTGACGTCACTCTGAACCCGGGGAAGGTTGCTTAGAAACCGGGGCTCGGAGAAAGACCCGCACAGGCGCAGTGCTTCCGAGGGCGACCCTGGAAGGGGAGTAGGCAAAAAAAGCTTGGGCGGAGGCGGACGTGGGGCGGGCTCCTCTATGGACACGCCTCCTCCCTCCGTCCTCGGGGAATCTGGACTATGATTGGGAGACTGACAGGAGGCGTGCCCGACGCGCTGACGTCACGGGGCACGCCGCGTAAACGCCAATGTCGGTGAGATTTCCGGAAGAAGCGGTGACAGAAGCTGCGCTGGAGGGGAAGCTATTGAGCCCCTGGGGCGGGGGGCTGCTCTCCTGACCGGGCCGCCCCCACCGGACCCGGTTGCGGTCCGGGCCCCGGTCCCGATCCTGAGAGTCGCAGACAGGCCGTCCCGGCCGGCCGGCCGCAGGTCGGGTACGTGGGGCTCGGGCACCTGGGCAGCGGCTCCCCTTCCTCGGCCATCCTGGGCTTCTCACCTGCGGCCGGCCCGGCTCTGGGCGCCCTCCGAGCCCCCTCCCCCGCTCGCGCTGCTCTCCCCCTGCTGGCTCGGCGGGGGGCCGCAGGCGCCGGGCTCCCCCCGTGTTAGGGGCCAGGGCCGGAGGGACCGTAGCAATGAACTAGATGGAGACCTTGAAAGCCAGAGCGCGGGAGGGGTCTGTCCCCCAGTGCGGGGTCGGGAGTCTCAGGGCGCGCAGGTTTGGACCCTGGCTCCGATATCTGTGGGGAAAGTAGCGTAACTTCTTGTGCTCATTTCTCCCCACGAGGCGGAGGCTGCGCTACATCTGGAGCGCTTAGCCTTCGAGGCGGACCCCGCTCCGTCTGGGGAAGCTTCGGAGTTCAGAGTTTCAAATGCAGGAAATAAAGCACAGCGCTGCCAAAGAAACGGATCCCGTCCGAGTCGCTATCAAAATGTCCAAAGATCATCCAGCGCTTAGGGTTTTGCGCACGTTTCTTGTCCGATGTGCTTCCCACTGAAGGAATAGAGTCCTTTTGTATGTAATGTCACCCCCTCTCCCAGGACTCCTTGCGACTGATGAGAAGTTTTaaagtgtttatattttaattctttttaaatctgGCCTGGTTCAGCTcttagatcagtggttctcaaacttttgttttcagtatctttatcctattaaaaatgattgaggatctctccaaagcttttttttttttttaaatctgggttatatttatagacatttaccatattggaaataaaaactatttttgaattcgtagaccctctaaaagggtttcagagatccccaggactctctagatcatactttgagaaccattgtctTGGATATTCAGGGAAAGTGATGTGCTGTATTGGGGGAGGTATCCAAGATTTTGAAGTTGGGAACAATGGTGGGTTACCTCCTTTAGAGGAAGGATATGAGGGAGTTGGTTCTTTTGAATCTCATAAAAGAGTAATTATTGTTTGAAGTAATGACAGGGAAGTTCCAAGAAGTTACCAGATTATCCTGTTGGGGAGTAAGGATGTCAAAGTATCAGTATCTATGGGTAAATAGGAGAATGTCTGTAGGAGCcaggagatttttttctcttatccacttcttttctcattaatgtgtttgtgtgtaataTTTCCATTCTAACTTAATATAGGATGCAGGCAGTAGAACAAGAGGGGTGTGGGCCAGAGGGGACCCCCACTGCCAATCCCGAGGCCCAACCTGATTCTCCGCCTGTCCCACCTAAGCCTCCAGGGCTTGATCTCTTCAACTTGGTCCTATTTTACAAGAGGCTTGTTCTCTACTTCGAACCCCTTAAGGATGCAGGCGATGGGATCCTCTATTTGCTCAGGTATGGTCTTCTTGGAGTAGGGATACCTGGTCTCCTGCTTCTTCACTTTGTTGCAATAGCCATTTTCAGAAACCTGGCCTGTATCACAATAGCTTAAGATTTATTCCTTGTTCTGGGCAGCCAAGCTAGGTAGCCTGTTTTTAGTCTGAAGCActtggtcaacaagcatttatttagcacctctCTGTGCTGGGCTCTGTGTTTAGCTCTGAGAACTCAAAATAATTGCGGGAGACAATACCTGAACTAAACCCCAGCTTTTTGAACTGTGGTTTGAactatggggtctcataactgaatgtggaggttagTCGTgacattatgatttattatcattaaatgtttgatttgtatgcctatatTCTGTACCTGGTGTCAAGTAAGATTTCCCAGGTAAAAAAAGGTATTGTGAGTGGTAAACatttcttcccctcccacccccaccccccaaaaaaagtctaCAAGAATCTGATTTCTGGAGCCCCAGGGTATGAGATAAGCTTGTTCTTTGACTCTGTTCCTCTGTTAGTAAAAAGCACTCAGTGTTGAAAGGGTTTTAACCTTGGTCTGTAGTGATGACATCAGATCCGTATATAATCAGCCATGATTTCCTAAGAGGCTCTTCTTTTGTGAGCATCCCTTCCTGTGGGTAGTAGTTCTGTCACCACAAAAGTGTTTGTAAAGGGAGAAGTTAGCATGGAAGAAGCTTTAATGATAGAGTGGCTTCAATAGAAATAAGGTATTTTTCACACCATAAAGAGGTTGAGGTTTTAGGGGTAGTTCTAAAGAGCCTTCTTATTTCCTACGTCTTATACCTTTGTGCTACTATCCAGTGATCAGTGGGACTTGATTAGTTTAAGGTTGGCAGTAGTCAGACATTAGGTGCAGCTTGCAGAGAAATATCATTACAGAGagtcttaaggtttttttttctttcaaagtaaaatatatttatatgaaaccagagaaattaagtttatttggaaaatgaggaaatagtCCAATTAGATAGAATAAATGGTTTTTTGAAAGTACACATAGTAAAACTAAACACTcttaattgtctttttatatttgtttatattactTTTGACTTCTATTTCTTGGCTTCTTTTCACCCACTTTTTATCTCTTCTGGGCAGTGATTACCTTATGCTCACAATCAGCTGATTAGATCTGTCATAGAcagatattttgcttttctgagTCTTTTCTTTACTGGAATTGAACTTCCTTCTAAAGGGATGCTTATAACTATTCTGTCTTCCCCAGGTAGTCCTATATCACTCAGGGTCCCTCACGTCAGGAGAATGATAAGACTGataagggacctcagaagtcatttggTCTAGTCCACCCTTATCCTttttgaagtaatttttaaaattggttgAATTTGTTCCTTCACAGGTATACTTTTGTAGGGTCTGCCCTGGTGATAGTCTagaggtccttttttttttttttttttttttttttttttggtatagatCTCTTTGGTAGGCTGGTGAAGCCTGTGGACCCTTTACTTAGAAGAATGCTTTTAAATAAGTGAAAGATGGAGGTTactgaaaagaaagatataattttttttttcattcaagttcATGGTTCCTCTGAAATCTACCCACAGATTTCCCCAGTGAAGCACCCTATTCTAAGTCCCCCAAGATGATCATTCTTCCAATCACAAGGATTAGGATGTGACTTGTTCCAGAGACATCTCCCCTCCCACTCCTGACATACTTATTAGGGCCTGCCTCCTCTCCCTACTCCTTAATTAAAGGAAAAGCCCACTCATTATTTAGCATTTCTCTTCAATCTCACATGTCCTGTCTTTGCTCCTTGCTGTCTTTGTGGTGTCATACAGAGTTTGCTTTCATTTCTGACATTCTGTAGGAGGGAACGAAGCATCATCTTTACTGATCAAGGTTTTCTGTGTTGTAGGTGGCAGACACCAGTGTGTTCCCTGCTGACCTgcttgggtctcaatttcctcttcttaaCTTTGAATGAGGGTAAGAATTGgtttggagggctgagggagggcCCACATATTAATGAGAGGGAGAGAACTTGCAGATTGGGGGAGTGGGTGAAAGCTAATTTCTCTTCGTACTTTGATATTATGGAAGTGTTTAGCATGCTTAGAACAGGTCAGGGAACAAGGGCAGCCAGCCCTGGTTCTGTATCAGTTATAGTGTCCTGTCCCTGCTCTCTTTTATACCAAACAGCTCTTCTGGATGGACTCATGGCCTCCTTTACTTCCAAAAAGCTGATACATCAAGGCAAATGGCTTTTAGAATAGCAGCTATGTGGAGACAgtggagaatctgagttcaaattctgcttcagacatgtactaactatgtgactctgtgcaagtcacttagctaCTATTTCCTTCTGctgccttatctataaaatgggtatgatgATAGTTTTCACTtccctagggttgttgtgaggcttaaatgagatcaTGTTTCTAAAGTAATTTGTCAACTGTAAAGCACTCTTTAAATATATagctattagctattattgtGCCATTGGTCTATGTATTAGAAAGAACGTGAACAAGGGTGAGGGAATGATCACAAATGATCGGTGAATGGGGAGTTGATATCCCCAGTTGTGGAAGGTTGTAGTACTGATCACATGTACCAAGAAAAAGTTGAGGTTTGAAATTGTTGGAAAATATAAGTGATCAGATCAACAAGTGTATATTAGAAAAGAATAGAGTAAGTTAAGTTGTGACTGCATTATGGATGGCAGCCTGGCCAGTATAATTATATGAACCTTTTTACACATGCCAGCAGTGCTTCTGGTTTTATCCAGGTAACTATAGGGGTTGGACCAGGCCTTCTATCTGTCTAAAGCAAAAAGGACAGATTGCAAAAAGGACATGATGTACTTTAAATAAGATTAGAATTTAGACCTCCCTTCCTTTGTACTAATACTTGCTGAGAAATCTGCAGACACTTCTGTATTAGCATATATAACATACTGAGTATAAAGAGGTGATAATTGACATGGTCACATAATCACACATTCTTAGAGTTGTAAGGGACCCTTAGTTGAACAAGAATCCTTTTTCTAATGTCACTGACAAATGATCATCCATCTTAGCTTGAAGACTTCTATTGAGTTCTTTAATCCATGATCTCCCAATGCTTTaattgttaggatttttttttctgatatctaGTCAAAATCAGCCTCTTTGAAACATCCACTTGGTGCTCCTTATTTTGCTTTTAAGGGCCCACTAACTAATACTTGCTTGATCCCATTTCTTTGTGCTAATCAACCTTTAATTCAGGGGCTAGAAGATAGCGCTCTCGCTcttgtactctctctctctctctctgtctctgtctctctcttggagctcttttctaaaaaataataagttttttctatttcaaaatatatgcaaagatagttttcagcattcatccttgcaaaaccttgtgttctacaTTTTTCTCCCGTATTCCtcacctcctccttccccagacagcaagtaatgcagtatagattaaacatgtgcacttcttttaaacatatttccatgctgcacaagaaaaatcagatcaaaagggaaaagtcagatcaaaagggaaaaataatgaaaaaggaaaaaagcaagcaaacaacaatagcaaaaatgatgaaaacactatgctttgatccatattcagtctccatagttctctctctaggatgtggatggctctttcaaTCATGCCTATCAGAAATGCCTTGaatcgcctcattgttgaaaagggccacatccatcatagttgatcatcaccaTGTgatcatataccttaacttattcagccattctccaatggataggcatcctcagtttccaatttcttgtcactacaaaaagggctgccaaaaacatttttgcccatgtaggtctttccccctcttttatgatttctttgggatatagacccagtagagataatgctggatcaaagagtatgcacagtttgattgctctTTGCACATATTAACTCTTttctcaaaattaaatatttccagATTTTACAAATGATTCATATATTCTCTTCATCATTATGATCACCTTGCTCCAACTGTTCTTCAGCTTCCCATTGTCCTTCCTATCACCTACCTAGTCCAGCACACTGTGCCCCTCCTAATGCAGTCCAGTCTTGCATTAGCATTTTTTAATCTGCCAGATGTCTCTGCTGATGAATACTGATTTTGCAGTCCACTAAAAGTCCCAGATATTTTCAGATGAACTATTATTCAGCCATGTCATTCTACTTCTCCTAAATCTTGTCCTTGTGAAGTTGAGATTTTGAACCCCTAtgtaagaatttatatttaaactTATTACATTTCATCTTGTATTCTATTTAAGATCATTTTGGGTCCTGACTCTGTAATCTGTTGTCTTAGGTATTTCTCCTAGTTTTGTAAAGTTGATAGTTATACTGTCTGTGATTGTATACAGGTTGTTGGTGGACATGACATCAGAACCAAGCAGAGATTCTTGAGGCAAAGACATTGAACAATTAAGGACTTATTTGAGTCCAGTCACTTATCCACTTTCTAATTCACTTTACTATCATCTCCCTACCTTGTCCACAAGAATAACATCAGTAATAATCCAGGTAAATTGTCACTTTCTTGTGACAATTCCCCCACTTTCTTGTCTAGTAACTGTCAGTAAAGAAAACTCatcattaaatttattattagttTGAACAACAAATGTAAAACATTACAGTgtacaaagaataacaaaaagaggACTGTCAGTAAAGAAAACTCatcattaaatttattattagttTGAACAACAAATGTAAAACATTACAGTGTACAAAGAATAGCAAAAAGAGGATTTTGTCTGAAACTGTGAGCTTGAAGTATATATAGGATTTTACAGAAGCAACAAAATTGCTTTATTTGTGTCCTCTTTAGGGATTCTTATTTCAgaaatgttttattgttgttaacTAGCACTTACACAATTCTTCTAAGTTAACAAAGTTCTTTCCgactattatcttatttgatcttcacagtaaccttgggaggtagatgctattattttcattttagagatgaagtgaTTCATCCAAGATAGCACAGCTAGCAATTTTCTAAGAGTagttttgaactctggtcttcttgattccaataCCAGAACTTTACCCACTTTGTCCCCACGTGccactctttccttttcttttattttgcattGTTACCACTATGTACAAACTCCCCTATAAAAGCCTTTCCTTGTAACACAGATATGGACATTCATAAATTGGCCATGTCAGAAAATGTCCCTCATCTCTCCAGTAAAATGACAGTGATTTGCTTCCTCATTGTGACTGGTAACTGTTGCCTAGAGTTTTGTTGTTTTCAAAGTTGCTTCCTTTTAATTATTCTCATtatcatttgaattgtttttctgattctttttaagtcactctgcatcagttcatgcaaatcctTTTGGCTTGGtcttatttgccatttctttaagAGTAtggtaatattccatttcattcataaaccacaattcaTCCAGCTGTTCCCCAGTTAATGggtatttactttgtttccagttcttagctACAACagaaagtgttgctataaatatttttgtgtgtggTAGGTCTTATCCCTTTGTCTTTGTATATGCTTGGTAGCCATATTACTAGGTCAGAGAATGTGTACATTTTAGTGATTTCTTGGCATTGtgccaaattgctttctggaatagtTGGACCAACTATAGTGCATTAGTGTCTATCTTCCCACATCTCTTCCCGGCACttgccatttttatcttttattgttgtCCATCTGATGGATATGAAGTGGGACCACGGTTGTTTTAATGTgcttatcttttaattattagttacttggactgttttttttttccatgtggtTATTGAACCAGAagctttagttttttcatttaaaaactggCCATACTTATTCTTTGATCACCTTTGCCTTGATGCTGGCTCTTTGTTATAACTGCTTTCTTTGCTATATGTTCCTTAATCATCCCATTAATAACAGATTAAAGAATTTTAACTGGTTTATCAACCTTTAGTTTGGAGGTCCacatgttttcttcccttttttttggaaatcaagacagctatttttctttttctagtcttgCAGCCATTCTCTTATTCTTCATGTTTTAAAGATCACTGACAGTGACTCAGTAAAGACATCCACCCCTCTTTCCAGTACCCCAGGACATTGTTCATTTGGGCATAGTCACTCGGTCTCATCAAGCCAGCAAAGATTTTACTTACTATTTTCCTACTTATCTTGGCTGTCACCTTCTTATTAGTCATATTTGTTTTGCCCTTTGCAGTCAAAGGaatgtttttcttggcagaggaaaaaaaagaagcaaaataagagtTGAGGAGTTCTTCCTTTTGACCACTGTATATTATCATTGCTGCCCATCTCCTGGGTGGTAGGTCTACCCTATCTTggattttcctttgctttctttttcctagtCTAGCTAAaaatccttttgttgttgttgttgtctttgaCTTTCCTTGCTAGCCTTTgctcattctgagctttagcACTCCTGATACTATTCCCACCAGattatgccattttttttttttttttgcatttacttcATCTTGCTTTCATCTTTtacatgtctttaaaaaaaaatctaatgagtTCCTTATGTTCACACCCATTCCCATAACTCTTCTTGTTTCTCcttatcagaatttattttttcttcctcaagtAGTTAACAGTTTAGCCAGAAGATGAGACATGTTCACACAAATAATCCTATTTTGACTTGTACTGTAATAAAGTGCAGAGGAGAAGTGTTGGCTTTTTTGAATAGTTAGTTTGAATTACAGGTCCAAGTGGATTGTCTTGGTTCATAACTGGCTGGCCTTCTTCCCCTTTTATCAGGACATGAAAATAGTCCCTTGAGTGTGTTGATAGGCCAGGAGTTGATACTGGAATCACAGGGAGAATGTTTGACTCTGACTGGTGTCCCACATTGCTGCCAGCTCCTGGGATGCTCTGCAGACTCGAGAGTTCCCTTGTCTGACCTGCGGCTCTTTTGCGTTTAGGTGCCTGGTACTCAGTGGGTGCCCTGCTGATTTCTGTGCCTGCCCTGCTAGGCTACCTGCAGGAGGTGTGCCGGGTCCGCCTCCCCGAGCCCGAGCTGATGAGGAGGAAGTATCACAGCGTGAGGCAGGAGGATCTGCGCAAGGTGCGCCTGTCACGGCCTGAGGCCGTGGCAGAGGTGAAGAGCTTGTGAGTGTGAGACACCAGCTGGGAGAAGGTGGGCTGGGGGAGAACCGGCCAGAGGGAGTTGGGCTGACATGAGCTCAGACTGGGACCCCAGGAGTGCTCACCGAGTTGACGTGGCTTGTTCCTGTCCTCCTTTGTGATCTCCTCATTCTTCATTCGTGTTTAAAGAAGGGCACTGACCTTTGCTCCTGGGCTGACTAATGAAATCACGTGGTCTGGGCCTCTCATGGCTGCTTCTCTGTGCCTCTGCAGCTTGATCCAGTTGGAGAGCTTCCTGAATCAGTTGTGCTCTAGGTGTGAATCGGTCTATCGAGTGCTGTACTGGGAGAACCCAGCAGTGTCCTCACAGTGAGTTCCGTCCCTCCCTCCTCACAGGGAGCCTTGAGCTGGTCCTAACCCTTTGGCGCTTGGCCCCTAAAAAATGGGGCGCTGGGCTGGGTGATCTCAGGTCCCTCCcggttcttttgttctctgattgATAGGATCAACATTGATGAGGCTCTCTAGCTTGAGCCTGAGAAAAGCTGATGATTACTTTCTGGGGAAGGAGAATTAATTTCTTCAGTAGGTGGAGAAGGGGAGCTGGCATGTCTGGACTCCTTGGGTCTAGCCATACAGCGTATTCATGGGCAGAGGTGCTTCAAGCCGAGCTTCTGGCTTTGCCCTCCTGGCTGTGAAACTAGGGACCGTGGCCTCTGGGGCTGGCTCTTGGATTCCTGACCCCAATTCTCTCTGGGTGGGCTTGGGCAGGTCGGTGGGCCCCTGAGAGCGCTTCTTTTGTCAGGTAGGCCTGAGGTGCGGCTCTCTTGCAGTGGGAGTGTGGAGAAGGCCCCGCAGGGGTCAGTGCTGGGCTCTGACGGGCAGGGGGCTTCCTCTCTCCAGGTTCTATGGGGCCCTCCTGGCCTCCGTCTTTGTGCTGTATGTGTTTCCCCTGTGCTGGGTCCTTGCCCTTCTCAACAGCACCCTCTTTCTGGGAAAT harbors:
- the ZFYVE27 gene encoding protrudin isoform X3, with the translated sequence MQAVEQEGCGPEGTPTANPEAQPDSPPVPPKPPGLDLFNLVLFYKRLVLYFEPLKDAGDGILYLLRWQTPVCSLLTCLGLNFLFLTLNEGYLQEVCRVRLPEPELMRRKYHSVRQEDLRKVRLSRPEAVAEVKSFLIQLESFLNQLCSRCESVYRVLYWENPAVSSQFYGALLASVFVLYVFPLCWVLALLNSTLFLGNVEFYRVVAEYRASLQQRMNPKLPVSTEECLESDSGGRGALLDCSSTPTPTEDLTPGSVEEAEEAEPDEEFKDAIEETHLVVLEDDEGSPCNVEYDLALHDNGFMSKNEVIRSKVSRLTEKLRKRYPTNNFGNCTSCSATFSVLKKRRSCSNCGNSFCSRCCSFKVPRSSMGATAPEAQRETVFVCGSCNQTLSK
- the ZFYVE27 gene encoding protrudin isoform X2, giving the protein MQAVEQEGCGPEGTPTANPEAQPDSPPVPPKPPGLDLFNLVLFYKRLVLYFEPLKDAGDGILYLLRWQTPVCSLLTCLGLNFLFLTLNEGAWYSVGALLISVPALLGYLQEVCRVRLPEPELMRRKYHSVRQEDLRKVRLSRPEAVAEVKSFLIQLESFLNQLCSRCESVYRVLYWENPAVSSQFYGALLASVFVLYVFPLCWVLALLNSTLFLGNVEFYRVVAEYRASLQQRMNPKLPVSTEECLESDSGGRGALLDCSSTPTPTEDLTPGSVEEAEEAEPDEEFKDAIEEDDEGSPCNVEYDLALHDNGFMSKNEVIRSKVSRLTEKLRKRYPTNNFGNCTSCSATFSVLKKRRSCSNCGNSFCSRCCSFKVPRSSMGATAPEAQRETVFVCGSCNQTLSK
- the ZFYVE27 gene encoding protrudin isoform X1, producing the protein MQAVEQEGCGPEGTPTANPEAQPDSPPVPPKPPGLDLFNLVLFYKRLVLYFEPLKDAGDGILYLLRWQTPVCSLLTCLGLNFLFLTLNEGAWYSVGALLISVPALLGYLQEVCRVRLPEPELMRRKYHSVRQEDLRKVRLSRPEAVAEVKSFLIQLESFLNQLCSRCESVYRVLYWENPAVSSQFYGALLASVFVLYVFPLCWVLALLNSTLFLGNVEFYRVVAEYRASLQQRMNPKLPVSTEECLESDSGGRGALLDCSSTPTPTEDLTPGSVEEAEEAEPDEEFKDAIEETHLVVLEDDEGSPCNVEYDLALHDNGFMSKNEVIRSKVSRLTEKLRKRYPTNNFGNCTSCSATFSVLKKRRSCSNCGNSFCSRCCSFKVPRSSMGATAPEAQRETVFVCGSCNQTLSK